The sequence ATCTTTTTCGACCCCCATCTCGAGCCCGGGTCAAGACGCACCACTAAATCACCAATCCTTAGCTAGCACTTACGGGGATATCATTATAGTAATTTGATATTTAGTTCTTTATCAATTGTTCTAAAATATGTCTCGCTTAAAAATCTCACTTGAGCTTGAAGTTTTTCTAAAACGCttattgacaaaaaaaaaaattaaacttaggTTGACCATAttaaatgaatttatattttacaGATATCAAATAGATGATAGAaaagatttaattaaaatatgatgAAGAAATTAATGCATCAGACTTAAATTTATTATACTTTACTTTATTAATTTGTTCTAGATAATTAAAACTATAGTTTGAATTAAAACGATTTTTTACACTTAAACTTGTATCATTCCGCTTTAACTTAAAAAACTTGAAACTTCACTCACACGTTTGATGcacttttcattttttaaaatcttgatTTTATCCATGACAATAGGAACTACTTGcataattgttttaaaaaatataggaATTAAAGTTGTTGTAGTAAAATATTCAAAGATTGAAAACAATGATGGCATAAAAAATTGTAAGATAGAAATACTATATATTTACTTAATATATTTTGAGCAATATTTTTACCCAAAATTAGTGTTAGATAATAATGTTAGGAAAAATGTTATGGGATTTTGTTGAGTGAAAAGGTGTGGGCCTAACATTTCGTTTTCATGAAAATGACAGGGGCCTACCTCACATCCCCTACTTGTTTCTCTTCTCTCTTTCTTGCACTTTTTATcactttatttattatatttatattattaattatttattgaaaaaaGTTCTGTCAGAACTCAACTCAAGAATTCACTTCAACTCTATCTTCTGCCAGGTATAGAAAGATTTTTGTGGAAAAGTCCTATCTTTCTCTGTTAAGAGTATTTTTTGAGTTGCAGaagtttgttttctttttcgatcGCGTATTTGCGATTTCACTATGTTTAGGCTGCATTTAATGATAAATTTGGTAAGTAAACCTGTTCTTAGTAAATGGGCTCGCAtttatatttctcatatcctttttCTGgggttgtttttatttttggagaTGTACCTGTCTGTTGGTTTTTGAACATTTGAAGAAATCTTGGGGAATTGAAGCTCAGAGTTATGTTAATGTGTTGTTTAGGCATCTAGCAAACTTCTGTATTTGTCTCAGCTTGGTTTTTTTGTTATAATTGGATTTAATTTTGGTGAAATGCTTGGAATTTTCTATCTTTAGCTGGGATTCTGTTGATTGCGTCTTGGGAGGATGACTTTTCTTTCCCCCTTTTTCTTGGAGATGTTATCTTGTATGTTTGTGATTTGCTTCACGGACCAAAAATCACAATTGTCTTATGTTTGCTGATATTCTCAGGGATGCTCGTTACTTTGTTACACGTTCAGGCAGATtggtttaagtttaattaaaagttTACTTCTTGTTTGGATCCTTGATTCCCAATATTCTGGAAACTTGGACACCTTATCCTCTCTTTTGGTCTGACTAGGCATGATGTTGTTTAGGTTTTAATATAACGCAATTTATCCTGATACATATCCTTAAGGAATTTGTCCTTGCAACTTTATCATCATCACGTTGGGTATCTGAAGAGAATTTGTTCTGTTTGTGTATGGGAATATCGCAGTGATTTCTTTTTTATGGTTTCAGAAGATATAACTTGGGGTTGAAAATTCATTCTATGCTGCTTTTCCTCTCTTTTCCTATCATTAAAGCTTAATTTTTGCAACACCCAATTTATCACATGCAAAATCTTTTACACATTTAGTTACCGATATCtggaaaataatatatatgccTGAATGTTAAATAAAGACTGGTTTTCTTGCAGAATAAAGTACAGGTATCTGAACCAAATTTGTGGTTAAAAGTGCATGAATTTTGAAGTTGAAGGCagagtttgattttgttttttaaaacaaaacatCGTTTAGGAGTGACTGCAAAATCCTGGAAAAGAAGTTGATCCACAAAAATATGGGATATCATTGTGATTTCTGTGGAGAGCAAAGATCCATTGTGTATTGTCGTTCTGATGCAGCGAGTTTATGTTTATCCTGTGACCGCAATGTCCATTCTGCAAATGCACTTTCAAAACGTCACTCGAGGACACTTGTGTGTGAAAGATGTAATTCTCAGCCAGCGCTTGTTAGATGTATGGAGGAAAGGATATCCCTTTGCCAGAATTGTGATTGGATGGGGCATACTGGTTCAAATACAGGTCCTGCACATAAAAGACAACCGGTTAACTGTTACTCTGGCTGCCCTTCAGCTGCTGAACTCTCTGAAATTTGGTCCTTTCTCTTAGATTTTCCTTCAGTAGGAGATTCTACTTGTGAGCAGGGTATGGGTTCAATGAGCATTACAGATAACAGGCCAAGCGACGGCCAAGGTTCCCTAGGAAAAATCAACGTTCAAAATGCATCCCTTTTGATGGATAAATCTACGGATTGGATGGAATCAGCTACACCTTTTCTTGATCCAAATTTACATAATGTGGATCAGCTAGCTGGATCACCCGGCTCTACCACTCCCAAGGTAATCATTTCTTCTTAAATTTTCTTTGAGCAGTTCCAGAATGCAATGTGCCCTTTATTTTTACCAGGGTCTCGCATATACTTTTGCATCCTAATGGACATTTCTGGACTTCACCGTCATGTGAAGCCATTGTATAAATTTGTTAAAATGTTTGCTTCTTTCCTTCCTTAATGGGAATCTGTCCCTGGAAAGGCTAGTCATATGTTCTGAGAATAACAAAGTTGATACATAGTATCGAAATTGAAATATTTCTTCTCGCAAACTAACTTTCATGATATTGTGTACTGTGGATTTGATTGGTTGAGGTGGCAATTATATATCTTTTCACGATGTAGATCAAACATGATCAAATCATATTGTTTTAGGTTTTAGTTAAAGTTGATAAAAATATACATACGGCTGGATGCGACAAAGGATAGGAGAACTGTGAGGCAGCTTTATGTGTTGGTGACGGCAACATTATCGCAACAGTAGCATGACTAAGTCCTTTTGATTATTTATACTTCTTTAGTTGCTCATGTGATGTGAGAATGATTTGGGCCATAGTGCTCATCCTCAccatataatatcatttaaatATTCCCCCTGCTCTTTTCTAGAAGTCCCTATTTCCTGATGTACTCCACAATGATGACATAAAAGTTATCTGCGAATTAAAAGTGGCACAACAGGAGACTTACAGAAGATGATAAATCAGTATACTGCAGATAGACCCCCAATGGATGACCCAGAATAAATGACTCCAGTTTTACATATCTGGAATCAACCTTTAGAAACTGAGTCAACCGGAAGAAATACAGCATAACCAGTGGAATTAGTCTCATGCGGAAGAACAAAATTCTGCTGGTAGACGACAATTCAAATGGAAGTAAATGTTTAACCAGCAAACATTAAACCATGTCGATTTGTGATTCATCGCCATCAATACATGTACTAAAAGATGTTGAGAATTAGGTGTTGAAGTCAATCTCTGTTCTTCTCATTATTATTTATGAAATTGGGGAAATCTGTAAAGAAAGTTTCAGTTTAAAAAGGAATTCTGGTAAAACTGCTCAAGTATATAACGACTTCTTGGAAGGCGTAAAATATGGATAAAGATAAAGTATAAACACAAGGCGAAGTTCGTACCTCCAAGAAgtataaacaaattaaataaccCATGATGTCAAATGCATAAACATGACCCGTGTTCATCAGTCCGGCCGACTGACTCTTGTCTTATATTCCCCAGGTTCCTTATCTAGTAGTGCTAGATGTTCTATCACACCTGCTACCGCATAAACCGCCTAGCTAGGGTAAATACACAAATATAAATACGATGTATAATGCATGAAGCAAAGCattaaaaaaatgcaataaTAAATGAATGTGGTGCTCTGTATGTCAAGTCTTCCACCCCAGATACGTTTTCTTGTCTCCCTAATAACATCTGTTCTACAATGGCCATTCTAAGGATGCAACTCAAACTTGTAGCCTCATATACCTCATCACAACTGTGCATTATTGAAAAACTTGCATGCATGGATCCCTTACATGCAAGTATGCTCTCAGACGTTTGACCAGATTTATGACACACACCTATATGTTGTGTTTATTGTGATATTATGCCCGTATTATAAGAACAGCCCCAGTAGGTAGAACCATGTACCTCAGCCGCTACTGACTTGCGAAACTAAGGTTTAAATTTTATACTGTTTTCACCTTGTGTTATGCAACAGATTTTATGTGTGATGCTTATTGTAAATCTCAATTATTTCGCAACTCACCTCCTATTTTTAGGCATTCTTTGGCGGTAGGTTATTCTTCATCATGAATTATCTACCACTTGTTATATGTTAATTACTCATTGAATTGTGACTTTGTTGATCTCCCACCTCCTCAACACTTTATATATTCCCAAGTATTCGTATTTCTTGACTCCTCATGTATTTGCCATTTTAACTGGGCTTTTCCGACAGCTCATAGCTAGAATTTTGAGACACTAcaagtaaaattttaaggttgTCTTAAAATCTTACTTTCGAGCAATTCAAAATAGTATGTTCCGTTGACGGGTAGATGATGTGGTTTTACAAGAGAAGAAAAAAATGCCAAAATTAGAGGTGAAATATGAATTACAGTGGTTACAAAAGAAGAGACCCTTGCCAACCGAAGCAGCTATTTGActcaaatttattaaaatttgagACTACTGATATGCACAGATAAAGGCTTCAACCAAACAAAGAAATAACAATGGTTCCTGTTGGTGTGTTAGTCATGTCCCACATCGGTTTGGTAAATATTCTgggagtttaatatatagacAAAGACAATCCTCTCCCCTTAAGCTAGCTTTTGGGGATGAGTTAGGTTCGagtttattttttaacataGTATCAGAGCTCAGGTCCGCCGTATGTGTTGGACTACCCATAGTTAGGCCACCCGTCCTATAATTGGGCCACCCGTTAATGTTTCCGTGCTCCAGTCTCCTGGGCGTGAGAGAGGTGTGTTAGTTGTGTCCCACATCGATTGGGTAAATATCCTGGAAGTTTACTAAAGAGGTAGTTTTTGGGGtggagttaggtccaagtcaatTTCTTAACAGTCCCTTGATTGGTAAATTCTAACTAATTTCTTGAAATGCATTTTAGACGCCTAGAACTCATACTGAAATCTCAAAACTGAGACTTACCAATATATTTTTGGTTTGATGCACTTTTTTACACCAAAATCTGTTTTCTTCCATTTTACAAAGACTACTTTGTTAAACAAATTGCAGTTCACAATGAGATGCCCTGTTTTATTAATACACTTTCGTGCATCTTTTTTATCTGCTTTGTTTAGAACTTTGGCATTTATCTGCAGGTTTTTTTATCTGGAGCTAAGGGGCCTGCTGTATGTGAAGATGATGGTCTCTATAATGATTTTGATATGGATGAGGTTGACTTGAGTATAGAGAACTATGAAGAATTTTTTGGTATAGCTGATAATAACCCCGGACAGCTTTTTGATGATGGACTATTTGGGACAAAGTACATATCTGGATCCAACTGTCTGGGTGCTTACGCTGCTGAGGTAATTCAGTAAAACTGGAACTCATTTACACTATCTGGTTGTATCATGGATATACCTCATTACGATCTATTAGTGAATAAGGAAAACTTTGTCATTGCCAAGTGAACAGTTGCTGAGGTATTATTCTTCATGAAGTTTGATTCTGATTGCCATGGGGAATTGTTTTATGAGATATTTGTCATTTGCCATAACTGTCTTTCCTTTTGTTCAAAGAATGGAGGGTTATTATGTTATGTGATTCTGTATGTTTTTAATGCCTGGGAATATTTTCGTTAACTCAGTATCTGGAAGTGTTCTGTGCTTCTGAGTATTGGCTCAGCTTTTGCATTGCCAAATTTAGATGTGTTATCATAGCATTTTCTTTTTAGCAGCCACTACTCACCATCAAGTATGAACTGGCAAAATAGGTTATTTTTTATTGTCATGGCTTATTGGGTTTTTTTCCATAGATATAACTAGCAGGTAGACTTTTCCCGTAAAATTGTTCGAAATATTGAGAGTTTGAAGAAGATGGTGGTAGCTAAGGTTCCTTACATATATAGGACAGCATACCCCTGAGCAAGTTTGCTGATTTTTTTGCCTGTAGAAGTAATATGAGGGCCTTCCATGAATTTATTTCTGATTCCTTCCCTTGATGCTCCTTGTTTGGTGATACTTGTTAGGGATCATGGGGTGGAAGGGTAAATATGCCAGCGTGCAGTAATGTAGCTTCTGCAGATTCAGTTATGAGTTGTAAGACAGAACCAAACATGCGTTTCGCACAGCAGGCACATTCTGGCGTTTCATTTTCTGGTCTTACTGGTGAGAGCAGTGCTGGTGATTTTCAAGATTGTGGAGCTTCTTCAATCCCGATCATGGGAGAGCCACCTTGTGCTCCTCCAGGTCCCGAGAACTCGATATCTTGTAGCAGAAGCGACGCAGTTATGCGGTACAAGGAAAAGAAGAAAGCACGaaagtatgaatttttttcgatttttcctcccatattttatatatcaaaaAATGGATCTTAGGCAGTATCTGTGAGTTATTTGCATTTATTTTGTAGTATTTGAATCATATACTCTAGATAGGGGTGAATCAAGTAATTAAGAGAGGGTGGGGCGATCTCACCCCAGCTCAATCCACCACCCCTGCTTTTGCACATGCAATGAATAATAATTGGTTGATCTCATATGACACGATTACTCCTAAAATTGTTGATCAAATTTTCCCTTGTTTTCCAGTTATAATTGATTTCAATTCGTTAATTTGGCAGGTTCGAGAAGAAAGTAAGGTACGAATCTCGCAAAGCAAGAGCAGATGTAAGGAGACGTGTGAAGGGTCGTTTTGTCAAGGCTGGTGATGCTTATGATTATGATCCGTTGAGCCAAAGCCGAAGCTGCTGAATGAAATCTTCTACTCGAATAATGGAGAGTGCAATACAAAATTAGAGATCCCAAGTAAAAGATATGCGTAAATTATTTTTCCCTTGCAATCACCAATCATCTGATTTTTGGCAGGGATCAGACTCTATTGAAATGTAAACATGGACAGAAGGTTGTGATATCCTCTCACTCCCTACAGAAGGCTCACACGCAGTGGAGAGAACAGAGGATATCTAACAGTATTAATCAGTCTGGTATAAGTTATCATTGCCTTTTGAGGAAAAGGGCTTCCAGTTTTTTTGCTCTGAGGCGTACATACAGATTGTTTTCACCGTCTCCAGTCAAGACTGCGGCCGGTGTTCAAAACCTATATATTGTCCGTAATGCCTCAGCTTTCTTTTCTATGTACAAAATGTTTACACCATCTCCAGTTGATACTGTGATCGGTTTTCTTTTACATCCCAGTAAGTGTTGCTTCTTGCTTTTCTGGCGTCTCTCTTATTGGGTTGACTCAAACATGGATTGAAACATTTCTTTGTTCAAATCCAGAGATCAATGTGCATAGTTTTGATGGATGCTGTTGTACTCTATTCTTTCATGCTTTCATTATATTGCtttgttttttcttttctgGATGACAGAGATATAGCTTTAGTTGCCCTCTGCAGTAGCTTCACGTCAGATTAGTTGGTTTTATCTTTAATTTGTGCTGTTAATACTAAGAAAACGGACTTTCAGATTTAATATTGAGTTTGAATTCACTTTTTCAAATTTCCAAAGCATCCAAAGTTAAattcaatgttctaaaaagcggaTGGTCACTCATCGCCTAACGTCTAGACCTTTTAGATGGGGTTTAGGTGGTTTTTTTAGGACGCGTAGGCGACCTCCTAAATGTGGTTTAGGCGGGTTTTTTTTAacctaaatatctaattatttttgtttatattaatattttttcaataattctttttATTGAATTCAAATTTAGAATACGTTCAACATTTCTTGTCTTCGTTCGATATAAATTGATAGGCAAATatgttaaataatattttttttaaaacaaaaattaaaatttacccaaattttaaacaataaaaatattttatattcatCTAGGCGACCATCTAAACGGATTTAGAGCAGCCTAAGCGGCAAGATTAGACGGCCTTGACGgtcaattaatataataatattcaaAAGCTTCAATTGTATAAAAATCGGGACCGTGGACAACCGTCTAGTTTTAGAAAGACcgaataaaatcaagaattaataagatataaaattTTCCATATCTACTCGCACTTCTTTCTAAAATTTAACGAAAAATATGTTCTAAGGTTCAACCTTTACTTTAAAAAGAGTACATAATacttgaattttaaaattttatccattttaaaaaaagtacATAAATTGCTTTCTAGATGCTATCAATCAATTCCACATCGGACAATAATAATTCTGAAAAAACTCGAAAAATCATTTGTTTCAATATATAGGTCACGTACTATCATAGTAGGAACAAGAGTAAAGCATGCTGAGTATGCAATGTTCATAAGCTGGTGAATGGCAAGCATTGCTTGCGTTTTTCTTCCCTTTTGTCGAGCTTAAAATAAATCATCAGTAACCTCTGATTGTCTCAGTGAGATCGCTGCTGTCAGTCAACGAACAAACTTTCATTAAGCCATTGTCCATCCAAGCTAAATACACCAATCTAAGCCTATTCGGAGTCGAAACTATTGATCATCATCTGATGAATCCGTGGCTGATTGTCTCCCAAAGTCATCAGCAACATTTGTATCCTGGAAGCACAAAGAATGGCCAACTTTTTTAACATGCAAAAATAGGGATAAATAACTTCCACAACCGATTAGCAGTTGATCGCCTATTCGTAAAATAAATGACCGCAGATTCAGCCAATCACAGTTTTGTTCTTTACCTTCTAAGGAAATAATGGATTTTATCTTTAGTCCTAAATTCCTCTACTTTTTTCAAGCAACCAATCAATCTGATATTTTAAAACATCAATAATTACCCAATCAACCCCCTTTTTGCCATACTACTTTCTCCAACAAGCATAACATAACCTACACAATATTTATCATATGTCATGTTTGGAAAACAAATTTACCATAAACCATATCACTATTTAAGTGCTCTCAATGTTTAACTTATTATTTGTGTAGGATATCACGTACTAAACAACAATTCTCTCAATAACACTGTGCAAATAAGATATTAATTAGCTAGTCTTCTAATCTAAAAAAAGAACCAAAATTAAATTACCAGAACATGGGGATAAATTATTAAGTAATAATTTAAGTACTGAACCAGGTGGTTTTGAAGAAGCCTAAGGAATTCACGGTGTGATAAGACATAAGACCAAAGAAAAGCTTACCTGCATCTTATCCCAATCTTTCAACCTGGGGTGTGTTAGCATGTAATCATCACGCAGAGGGGCCCAAGATGGTGCTTCTTCATCCATAGCACCACTGGGTGTACCAACCTGCAAGATTTCAAACCACGATAAAGTCCAATCAGGAACCAAAATAATTGGGTAGCTCCTGGCAAAAAAAATTGCTTAATCACATGGTAAATGTGTTGATAACCAGAACCTTAGTAGCAGCCTGGGCAGATTGTGATGATGTCTTGCCCAACTCAGAAAAGAAGGCTTCCTTCCTCCGCCTCCTCATTACTGACATTTTTCCATGATGGTTATTGCAACAAAATCAGATAATGGCATAATGCAACAAAAATATGATCTGAATTCTCACCGAATGCTAAAACTTGATACTTTGGCAAAATGTCAAATATATTTCATTCATCGCATAGATTGATAGTTATTTGCATAAAAATTACATGAAACAGATAAGAGGAGCcaagtttttaaaaatcaataatggATCGGTCTTTAGTCATTAAATATGAAAACCACACATCAATGTTTGACTTCATTTCCGAGAGATTCTCACTTTCCCAAAATGAACCATGCTAGGCTGCGCCTAACACCTAggacaactttttttttttataagaacaCCTAGGACAACTTTGACAACCATGTTTTCATCCCTTCTCAAAAAAACACATTATCTATTTGAGCTAAAAGTCCTCAATATGATTCCACAATCAACAAGGCTTTACTTTTGATATACAAAAAAACCCATAGACTAGCGCATGCGTAAAGCAAGCATAAATTTGAATATGAAGAATTAATATATGTTggaaaataatgaaaaaaataaaaaataaaaaataaagaattttctAATTGGATTCTAAGAAATATAAGTGGACCAAAGAAAGAAATACCAAGAAACAAGTATATAATCACATACTTTTCTCATCTTTTGTTCTCGAGGGATTTAAGCCTTTCTGAGCATTTTGTGCCTTGTTTACCTGTGTGAAGGtatacaaaatgcaacaaatTGTGATATGAACAAGGGCAAACATTGAATAATGGTACAAACATGGCACGAAAACTTACAGCATTGAACAACTTGACCACTGAACACCCAACAGTACACATGGCAATGATAAGATCAAATCAGTCTCTTGACAAAAATAAATGAGCTCACTGggtcattttaaatttttaagcatCAAAATAATGTGTACCTCCTTTAGTAGCAACTCCCAATAGAAACTTTTCATGGGCATCCAAATAATTAGCAGGCTTCACATGTCCCTTCTCACCTTTCTTCTCATCAAAAGAATCGATGAACAACAAAACACCATCAATCAAAAGAATCGATGAACAAAAAAACACCATCAATCAAAGAGCAAGTAGGAAAAAACAAGGTACATCATTAAACCAAGTTTAATTCAATAAAACCAATACCAAATGCTTCTCTTTCTTTGCCTCTCCCTTAACTTTCCTTTCCGATTCTTCTTCAGCAAGCTTTTCACCCAAAAGCTTCTTATGAGCAGATAATACAGGACCCTGCAAACAAAACACATCAGAGTTCGTACTCTAATAGCTCAAGAGCTCTTTACTCAAAAGATTATTCGCTCTATAACTTAAAAGATTCTTCGTTATATACTAGAGATCCAAATCTTCGACCATCATTTAAAGAAACACACAAGAAACACACTTTCTTTTAACAAACAAAAGCATAAATCTCTACAAAAGCATAAATCTCTAATATACTAGAAAATCATTATAATTACTGTGATCCAAATATATACCACTGTCTTAAGCAAAAATAAAGTGTTCCAGAAATTCTGCTTACCAACACATCCGAATCCTCACCGCTCTTCTTAGCAAGAATTTTCTTAAATGCCAACTTAAAAGCTTTAATTCCCTCGGTAAATTTTGTTACACCAGGTTGGATTCCGCCGTGTTCGTCTTCTGAAACTTCATTCTCCTCCTCGACCCCTAAGTCACCGTCTTCACTTTCAGAATCGTCATTTTCCTGTTTAAACTTATCAATTCTAGCCTCATCTTCACCATCTTCATCCGAATTATAATCTCTAGCCCTTTTCTGAAAGAACTTTCTCATCtttttgtcaattttgaccCTTTTTTCGGCACCTTCAGGCATAAATCTTTGCCTTTTCTTCGCCAATTTCCCCTTAAATTTCCCTGCTTTCCTTCTAGTTCTACCATTTTTAACTTCAATGGGTGACTCAATCACTTCCGCCATCGCTCAACTCTCTGGATTTTCgaacaaatatataatataatgaaaTAGGGTTTAGGTTTGAATCGCATGGAAAgggttttttaaataattattatagatactttcaaaaaaatattattattatattaaaaacaattttttgaaatataacaaaataattttttttttcaacaataTGATAACACGGTGTCTAAGGTAATCTCCAAGTCATTAACCCAATTTTTGGGTTTATTTTTGTCACATTTATGTCATATCTAAACACAATTTTTGGGATCCCACTATCAAATCACACCTTCAttctattattttaatttaaactattatttataattttcgcttatatatttaactaaatatatatttataataataattttaatttatataattaattaatcaataatatatcaattttttaaaaatttaataagtttaaaaatttacaaaaaatattttaaaaaaacattattgaaattttatttaaaacttaaataaaataaattacaaacaattcataaaataaaatataatgttCGATCGgtcataaattataatattaattaataattttttagatataaatattatgttatatttttgaaaaaatcggaaattttgttaaaaaaataatgaaataaaaaatgtgTGCTACTAAATCTACTAGAATACActgataattaaaaaaattaaaaataaatattataaaaatattaatttatatatataaatattaactaatatattttaaatttgatataaaatattatgttatatttttaacatttagaaattttgttaaaaaaatgcttataaaaaaaatgtgttaATAAATATCGTAGGACATACACACTGAAATACAAAACATGCTTCAAATTtcaattgaaaaaataaaaaaatgggcAAAGTTTATGCTCCTCGGGAGGAGTACTCCCTGTATCTTATTTGATTGACACGTGTCCAGtaacattattttttaaaaaagtttttgcatcttattttttttctttctctttCATGGTTAGTCTGTCTAATTTTAGGTTGCCCAATACCCAACCATGGTTCAGCATAATACGAGAAAATAAGCCTAATTTTTCAAAACATTaaagtagtgtttgcaacctttaaaaataagtgatttatGTAGTTTTTTCAACCTCTAAATTTGTGGATATTCTccataatcatttatttttagaggttgcaaacactacctaaatcatATGTTTTTGCGGCAGTAATTTTTAATGGAAGGTAAATTTTTTCTAATGTCTTTTATTTCGTTATCTCTaacatgaatgttattttactttattttcttttctatattattattttcattcaTGTATGTGAACAAAATATtactataataaaaatttaaaaaatgcgATTCCCAAATTacataatattgaaatattacaacataattttggaaatttctttctttttctatcTAGGAATACGCAAAAGGGAAGATTTGgcatttgatttttgttttgttttgttttcttttaaaCGTTGTATAttcatattaaaaaatattgaaaatctaaataataattatttttttaatgatttggaTATTTTGGCTCTAAGATTGTGGAGTCatgatatttaatattattaagtTTCATCATCTTCTGTGTGAATATTAAgagtaattttattaatttaacaaaattttgacacCTTGTCGGGTGTTTAACATTTTTGGATTCAGAATATGGCTTCtagcttttct comes from Henckelia pumila isolate YLH828 chromosome 4, ASM3356847v2, whole genome shotgun sequence and encodes:
- the LOC140863277 gene encoding zinc finger protein CONSTANS-LIKE 10-like codes for the protein MGYHCDFCGEQRSIVYCRSDAASLCLSCDRNVHSANALSKRHSRTLVCERCNSQPALVRCMEERISLCQNCDWMGHTGSNTGPAHKRQPVNCYSGCPSAAELSEIWSFLLDFPSVGDSTCEQGMGSMSITDNRPSDGQGSLGKINVQNASLLMDKSTDWMESATPFLDPNLHNVDQLAGSPGSTTPKVFLSGAKGPAVCEDDGLYNDFDMDEVDLSIENYEEFFGIADNNPGQLFDDGLFGTKYISGSNCLGAYAAEGSWGGRVNMPACSNVASADSVMSCKTEPNMRFAQQAHSGVSFSGLTGESSAGDFQDCGASSIPIMGEPPCAPPGPENSISCSRSDAVMRYKEKKKARKFEKKVRYESRKARADVRRRVKGRFVKAGDAYDYDPLSQSRSC
- the LOC140864780 gene encoding uncharacterized protein; this encodes MAEVIESPIEVKNGRTRRKAGKFKGKLAKKRQRFMPEGAEKRVKIDKKMRKFFQKRARDYNSDEDGEDEARIDKFKQENDDSESEDGDLGVEEENEVSEDEHGGIQPGVTKFTEGIKAFKLAFKKILAKKSGEDSDVLGPVLSAHKKLLGEKLAEEESERKVKGEAKKEKHLKGEKGHVKPANYLDAHEKFLLGVATKGVVKLFNAVNKAQNAQKGLNPSRTKDEKIMRRRRKEAFFSELGKTSSQSAQAATKVGTPSGAMDEEAPSWAPLRDDYMLTHPRLKDWDKMQDTNVADDFGRQSATDSSDDDQ